A single genomic interval of Pelagerythrobacter marensis harbors:
- a CDS encoding OprO/OprP family phosphate-selective porin, with amino-acid sequence MKNSLTLSPIAIAAGALLAAPLAAQEGSAEAAASDRLEALRAEMARLADRIETLEAELAAAKGTADAARSEPAPEPRNATSIVWKGAPKIEGEGGWSFKPRGRLQIDAGTFSAPAATGVADGFGSEIRRARLGAEGDIPGGFGYKFELDFAGGEVEIADAIATYADGGLTISAGHHNTFQGLEELTSSRFISTMERAAFTDAFGFERRLGLSAQYAADAWLVQAGVFSDNADDLSNRNWSVDGRVVAMPELGNARLHLGGSVHYADYEEGTALRYRQRPFVHFTDVRFVDTGWFDAASELGMGLEAAAIAGPFHAAAEGFWQNVDRPGALPDPTFFGGYAEVGMFLTPGDSRGYKRGVFDRVKPANPVGEGGFGAVQVNLRYDRLDLVDAGIVGGTQDGYAVSLVWTPTAYTRFMANYGRMAYRNAVIPAGGDGSYGVDAFAVRAQIDF; translated from the coding sequence GTGAAAAATTCGCTGACCCTATCGCCTATCGCCATTGCCGCCGGCGCGCTGCTGGCCGCCCCCCTTGCAGCGCAGGAGGGCAGCGCGGAGGCGGCGGCCTCCGACCGGCTCGAGGCCCTGCGTGCCGAAATGGCGCGCCTGGCCGACCGGATCGAGACGCTCGAAGCCGAGCTGGCGGCCGCGAAAGGCACGGCCGACGCCGCGCGGTCGGAGCCTGCGCCCGAGCCTCGAAACGCCACGTCGATCGTCTGGAAAGGCGCGCCGAAGATCGAGGGGGAAGGGGGCTGGAGCTTCAAGCCGCGCGGCCGGTTGCAGATCGACGCCGGGACCTTTTCCGCTCCCGCCGCCACCGGCGTCGCGGACGGCTTCGGCAGCGAAATCCGCCGCGCCCGTCTGGGCGCCGAAGGCGATATCCCGGGCGGGTTCGGTTACAAGTTCGAACTCGATTTCGCCGGCGGCGAGGTCGAAATCGCCGATGCGATCGCGACCTATGCCGATGGCGGCCTGACGATTTCCGCCGGGCACCACAACACGTTCCAGGGGCTGGAGGAGCTGACCAGCAGCCGGTTCATCTCGACGATGGAGCGGGCGGCCTTCACAGACGCTTTCGGCTTCGAGCGCCGCCTCGGCCTTTCCGCGCAATATGCCGCCGATGCGTGGCTGGTTCAGGCGGGCGTGTTCAGCGACAATGCCGACGACCTGTCGAACCGCAACTGGAGCGTCGACGGGCGCGTCGTGGCGATGCCCGAACTGGGGAACGCGCGGCTCCATCTGGGCGGATCGGTCCACTACGCCGATTACGAGGAAGGGACCGCGCTGCGATACCGCCAGCGCCCCTTCGTCCACTTCACCGACGTGCGCTTCGTCGACACCGGGTGGTTCGATGCCGCGAGCGAACTGGGCATGGGGCTGGAAGCGGCGGCGATCGCCGGCCCGTTCCATGCGGCGGCAGAAGGTTTCTGGCAGAACGTCGATCGCCCGGGCGCGCTGCCCGATCCGACGTTCTTCGGCGGCTATGCCGAAGTCGGCATGTTCCTCACCCCCGGCGACAGCCGCGGCTACAAGCGCGGCGTCTTCGACCGGGTGAAGCCCGCGAACCCGGTGGGCGAAGGCGGTTTCGGCGCGGTCCAGGTCAATCTGCGCTACGACCGGCTCGACCTGGTCGATGCGGGGATCGTCGGGGGCACGCAGGATGGATATGCGGTCTCGCTCGTCTGGACGCCGACCGCCTACACGCGCTTCATGGCCAATTACGGCCGCATGGCGTATCGCAATGCCGTGATCCCCGCCGGGGGAGACGGGTCCTACGGTGTCGACGCCTTCGCCGTGCGCGCCCAGATCGATTTTTGA